TGGTGTGGCGCACATCCTTGCCCTTGACCATGTAGACCACGTATTCGGACATGTTCTTGGCATGGTCGCCGATGCGTTCGATGGCCTTGGCGGCAAACAGAATGTCGATGAACATGCTGATGGTGCGCGGGTCTTCCATCATGTAGGTGATGAGGTGCCTCAGCTCACTGCGGAACTGTTCGTCCACCTGCATATCCTGTCGCGCGATCTGGGTGGCGGCGGTGGGATCGAGACGGGCAAAGGCATCCAGCGCCTTGCGCAGCATGTCGAGGACCATCTCGCTCATGTACTTGATCTGGGAAAACCGCGGCTGGGTAATGCGATCCGCCTCGTAGATGAGCTTGCTCATGCGCGCGATCTTGGCCGCTTCGTCACCGATGCGCTCCAGATCGGTGATGGTCTTGATGATCATCATCAGCATGCGCAAATCCCCTGCCGTGGGCTGGCGGCGGGCGATGATGTGGCTGCAATCCTCGTCCAGGGAGACCTCCATGGCATTGACCCGGTGATCGTTCTGGATCACGGTCTGTGCCAGCTCCAGGTCGCCGTTGATGAGCGCTTCGACGGCATGGATGATCTGCTCCTCCACCAGGCCGCCCATCTGCAGCACCCGGGAGCGCACCGATTCCAGCTCGGCATCGAACTGTTTGGAAGTGTGTTCAGCCATGGTTCCTCTCCTCACCCATTCTGCCCGTTCCTCTGTGACCGTCCGGTGACAGGCCGCCAAACCTAGCGCTTCAACGCGGTCACCCCCTGCGGCGTGCCGATGAGGGCGAGGTCCGCCGGACGCCGCGCGAACAGACCATTGGTGACCACCCCGGCGATCTGGTT
The nucleotide sequence above comes from Burkholderiales bacterium. Encoded proteins:
- the phoU gene encoding phosphate signaling complex protein PhoU, whose amino-acid sequence is MAEHTSKQFDAELESVRSRVLQMGGLVEEQIIHAVEALINGDLELAQTVIQNDHRVNAMEVSLDEDCSHIIARRQPTAGDLRMLMMIIKTITDLERIGDEAAKIARMSKLIYEADRITQPRFSQIKYMSEMVLDMLRKALDAFARLDPTAATQIARQDMQVDEQFRSELRHLITYMMEDPRTISMFIDILFAAKAIERIGDHAKNMSEYVVYMVKGKDVRHTSVEEMEREVLE